One region of Eupeodes corollae chromosome 1, idEupCoro1.1, whole genome shotgun sequence genomic DNA includes:
- the LOC129942605 gene encoding zinc finger homeobox protein 4-like, which produces MSMKMFFFVEDDSPRKYVSSTHSSPKIHAPSPPMPSPKPPPPSPPSLDTFSKKKSASFKRKNNCKDSELLKNELFQFAMANRRAEKEFMQLEHDEKMKSIIIEWEIKLKTLNMYP; this is translated from the exons ATGAGTatgaagatgtttttttttgtggaggaCGATTCGCCAAGGAAATATGTATCATCAACTCATTCTTCACCAAAAATACATGCTCCATCACCACCAATGCCATCACCAAAACCGCCACCACCTTCACCTCCATCTTTGGatactttttctaaaaagaagTCAGCATCATTTAAACGGAAG aATAACTGCAAAGACAGCGAACTCCTCAAAAATGAATTGTTTCAGTTCGCTATGGCAAATCGGAGAGCCGAAAAAGAGTTTATGCAGCTTGAGCACGACGAAAAAATGAAGAGCATAATAATAGAGTGGGAGATTaaactaaaaacattaaatatgtatCCATAA